From Zingiber officinale cultivar Zhangliang chromosome 5B, Zo_v1.1, whole genome shotgun sequence, the proteins below share one genomic window:
- the LOC121985444 gene encoding cysteine proteinase 1-like, whose amino-acid sequence MDLLRLFLSLLLLSSLAIASSAGDAEEDPMILQVVDSPKDEKALGAEAHFASFVRRFGKTYADEDERAHRFKVFKKNLRRASQHQKLDPTAVHGVTKFSDLTPAEFRRAYLGLRRPSMVSSNEAPILPTNDLPTDFDWRDKGAVTSVKNQGSCGSCWSFSTAAALEGAHFLATGKLESLSEQQLVDCDHECDSDEPDDCDQGCNGGLMTTAFQYLLKAGGLQREEDYPYTGTDRGGCKFDKSKIVASVQNFSVVSVDEDQIAANLVKHGPLAIGINAVYMQTYIGGVSCPYVCGRQLDHGVLLVGYGSAGYSPIRLKKKPYWIIKNSWGDSWGENGYYKICRGHNVCGVDSMVSTVTAVNTQQDQ is encoded by the exons ATGGATCTCCTCCGCCTCTTTCTGTCGCTCCTTCTCCTCTCATCGTTGGCGATCGCCTCCTCCGCCGGCGATGCCGAAGAGGATCCGATGATCCTGCAGGTGGTGGACTCCCCCAAGGACGAGAAGGCGCTCGGCGCGGAGGCGCACTTTGCTAGCTTCGTGAGGCGGTTCGGCAAGACATACGCCGACGAGGACGAGCGTGCTCACCGCTTCAAGGTGTTCAAGAAGAACCTCCGTCGGGCGTCGCAGCACCAGAAGCTGGACCCCACCGCCGTCCACGGAGTCACCAAGTTCTCTGACCTAACTCCCGCTGAGTTCCGACGCGCCTACCTCGGCCTCCGCCGCCCGTCTATGGTTTCTTCCAACGAGGCGCCTATCCTTCCCACTAACGACCTACCTACAGACTTCGATTGGAGAGACAAGGGAGCTGTCACTAGCGTTAAGAATCAG ggTTCGTGTGGATCGTGCTGGTCCTTCAGCACTGCAGCAGCTCTGGAAGGAGCACACTTTTTGGCCACTGGAAAACTGGAAAGCCTCAGCGAGCAGCAGCTAGTTGATTGCGATCATGAG TGTGATTCAGATGAACCAGATGACTGCGACCAGGGATGTAATGGCGGTTTAATGACCACTGCATTTCAGTACTTACTCAAGGCTGGTGGGCTTCAGCGCGAAGAAGACTACCCTTACACTGGGACTGACCGAGGTGGTTGCAAGTTTGACAAGTCCAAAATTGTGGCTTCAGTTCAAAACTTCAGCGTCGTCTCTGTTGACGAAGATCAAATTGCTGCTAACCTAGTGAAACACGGCCCTCTCGCAA TTGGCATAAATGCAGTGTACATGCAAACCTACATCGGAGGCGTATCATGCCCATATGTTTGTGGGCGGCAGTTGGATCACGGCGTGCTCCTGGTGGGCTACGGCTCGGCAGGTTATTCCCCCATTCGCCTTAAGAAGAAGCCTTACTGGATAATAAAGAATTCATGGGGAGATAGCTGGGGTGAGAATGGGTACTACAAGATCTGCAGGGGTCACAATGTATGCGGTGTGGATTCGATGGTCTCCACAGTCACTGCAGTAAACACTCAACAAGATCAGTGA